One genomic window of Bradyrhizobium sp. CCGE-LA001 includes the following:
- a CDS encoding outer membrane lipoprotein carrier protein LolA, whose amino-acid sequence MAGVLLVTAAIVTTASLAQNVPVPKPAPKGREGGPAPGGPAITGATQTPPNPIIPDPRRNVPSSIFQTFDANQKAQAAKVSAYLSSLQTLVGNFVQVGPDGSKTQGDFYIQKPGKVRFEYNAPSPIDIVADGSSLVVRDRKLATQDVYPLSQTPLRFLLSDRIDLMKDTNVVNVSADDVFISVTIEEKQALVGTSRLLLMFGAKDGQLKQWTVTDPQGYDTTIAVYNLDSSKKLDPSMFKIDFTNYGPSPG is encoded by the coding sequence GTGGCCGGCGTGCTTCTCGTCACCGCCGCGATAGTGACCACTGCGTCGCTGGCGCAGAACGTGCCCGTGCCGAAGCCTGCGCCGAAGGGCCGCGAAGGCGGTCCGGCCCCGGGCGGACCCGCGATCACGGGCGCGACGCAGACGCCGCCCAATCCAATCATTCCGGATCCACGCCGCAACGTTCCGAGCAGCATCTTCCAGACCTTCGATGCCAACCAGAAGGCGCAGGCGGCCAAAGTCAGCGCCTATCTGTCGTCGCTGCAGACGCTGGTCGGGAATTTCGTCCAGGTCGGGCCCGACGGCAGCAAGACGCAGGGCGATTTCTACATCCAGAAGCCGGGCAAGGTGCGCTTCGAATACAACGCACCGAGTCCGATCGACATCGTCGCCGACGGTTCGTCACTCGTGGTGCGCGACCGCAAGCTTGCGACCCAGGACGTCTATCCGCTGTCACAGACGCCGCTGCGCTTCCTGCTGTCCGACCGCATCGACCTGATGAAGGACACCAATGTCGTCAACGTCTCGGCCGACGACGTCTTCATCAGCGTCACCATAGAGGAGAAGCAGGCGCTGGTCGGCACCAGCCGTCTTCTCCTGATGTTCGGCGCCAAGGACGGCCAGCTGAAGCAATGGACCGTCACCGACCCGCAGGGCTACGACACCACGATCGCGGTCTACAATCTGGATTCGAGCAAGAAGCTCGATCCCAGCATGTTCAAGATCGATTTCACCAATTACGGCCCATCGCCGGGTTGA
- a CDS encoding cyclic nucleotide-binding domain-containing protein has protein sequence MSIDDDVALLERVPTLRLLGDASLRMLAIGSEQRNFVRGDVLFNLGDDADAGFVVQRGAFRVEDGAGAEMIAGPGALIGELALVVPMKRPSSAVALEHASVIRVARSLFQRVLESDPAAAVRLRDEFAVRSSQLASDILMAGAKLTS, from the coding sequence ATGTCAATCGACGATGATGTAGCGCTTCTCGAGCGTGTCCCGACATTGCGCCTGTTGGGAGACGCCTCGTTGCGCATGCTGGCGATCGGCTCCGAGCAGCGCAACTTCGTCCGGGGCGACGTCCTGTTCAATCTCGGCGACGATGCCGATGCCGGCTTCGTGGTCCAGCGTGGCGCCTTCCGGGTCGAGGACGGTGCCGGCGCGGAGATGATTGCCGGTCCCGGCGCGCTGATCGGCGAGCTCGCGCTGGTGGTGCCGATGAAGCGGCCCTCGAGCGCGGTCGCGCTGGAGCACGCCTCCGTCATCCGCGTCGCACGCAGCCTGTTCCAGCGCGTGCTCGAAAGCGATCCCGCCGCCGCGGTGCGCCTTCGCGACGAATTCGCGGTGCGCTCCAGCCAGCTCGCCAGCGATATCTTGATGGCCGGAGCCAAGCTGACGTCGTGA
- the xth gene encoding exodeoxyribonuclease III, which produces MRFSLTTWNINSVRLRIDLVAKFLKSARPDVLCLQETKCIDDAFPLKRFKRLGYEHVALNGQKGYHGVAIVSKIPFESKDIRTFCDKVDSRHISVSFGEKAQIAKPLVLHNFYVPAGGDIPDPALNEKFDHKLRFLDEMKACEPLHPRGDDRHILVGDLNVAPHENDVWSHKQLLKVVSHTPVETEKLKAALAAGEWIDVARERIPMSEKVYTWWSYRSADWTVGDRGRRLDHIWVSRALKDAVQDFRILRDARSWERPSDHVPVTVTLDV; this is translated from the coding sequence ATGCGTTTTTCCCTCACAACCTGGAACATCAATTCGGTGCGGCTGCGCATCGATTTGGTCGCGAAATTCCTCAAGAGCGCGCGGCCGGACGTGCTGTGTCTGCAGGAAACCAAGTGCATCGACGACGCCTTTCCGCTGAAGCGCTTCAAGCGGCTCGGCTATGAGCATGTCGCGCTGAACGGGCAGAAGGGCTATCACGGCGTCGCCATCGTCTCGAAGATTCCGTTCGAATCGAAGGACATCCGAACCTTCTGCGACAAGGTGGATTCGCGCCATATCTCGGTGTCGTTTGGCGAGAAGGCGCAGATCGCAAAGCCGCTGGTGCTGCATAATTTCTACGTGCCGGCCGGCGGCGACATTCCCGATCCCGCGCTGAACGAGAAATTCGACCACAAGCTTCGCTTCCTCGACGAGATGAAAGCGTGCGAGCCGCTGCATCCGCGCGGTGATGACAGGCACATCCTGGTCGGCGACCTCAATGTCGCGCCGCACGAGAACGACGTGTGGTCGCACAAGCAGCTCTTGAAGGTGGTCTCGCACACGCCTGTCGAAACCGAGAAGCTGAAGGCCGCGCTTGCGGCCGGCGAATGGATCGATGTCGCGCGCGAGCGCATCCCGATGTCGGAGAAGGTCTATACGTGGTGGAGCTACCGCTCCGCCGACTGGACCGTCGGCGATCGCGGCCGCAGGCTCGACCACATCTGGGTCTCGCGCGCACTGAAGGACGCGGTCCAGGATTTCAGGATCCTGCGCGATGCGCGGAGTTGGGAGCGGCCGTCGGACCATGTGCCTGTGACGGTGACATTGGACGTCTAA